The Magnolia sinica isolate HGM2019 chromosome 10, MsV1, whole genome shotgun sequence genome includes a window with the following:
- the LOC131217689 gene encoding histone acetyltransferase HAC1-like isoform X5, whose amino-acid sequence MHVQAHMSGQISGQVPNQSGPQLSGLPQQNGGSLPSQSPSLGSMRNTHNIDPDLANARKCMWERIFELFQRQQASHQWQPRLNELVKRLEESLFRNATSKEEYMNMETLEHRLQTLIKNIPPNNQSHQLPTMIPTPGMSHNSGSNSTVPSSGDNFSSCSTVPPNTISTGNLLPTVNGSNGGVNGSSFNASDGSLPNGYQLSPANISIGSGGNNMMSSMGVPRIASQMIPTPGLSNPQSMSMNSECSNGGGFSSVESTLVSHQQQPKQYIGGPNNRVLHGLGTGMRSNLVQKPSSYGFSNGAVNGGLTMTGNNIQLMNGPAASEGYMSASTYGNSPKPLQQHFDQQRQQQLMQNVYGMNVADLSRSGNLYGSTTSVGYTMNNQNVNSAGLQSKPKTNSGLLAHQSNLQTMQHTTHMKPHMVDHSAKMNFQSSHSTQEHLLQPQQQMQNFQQQKLQQQTHQPYTQFVQHQHQQKQQNQQHEQLLLKNDILRQSQLASNIGAQILPDHGMESHNEALHPKVPEHLSELQTQYQQNISAEDRSKGNQLLCHSSRPQDFRASLSQTSQQMQQILHPHQQTAESQNDFSCLSAGSQPEALMQGQWHSQLQEKSHLQDNSSLEQHVQEEFHQRITGQEEAQRPHLLEGSITVQVAASKITAVPQVSSGAACRPKNTTREQQYYKQMRWLLFLSHARRCSAPGGKCPEPNCIKVQDLWMHMQRCNGGPCGYPRCRESKGLIHHHRNCREPDCPVCTPANNFIKSQCKGRPRPPPDPGLANSVNGSWKPLDVGGASTMTPKTIASTTETSEDLQSAKRVKMEHPSPSLVPKNESSPASVPLMNPSHASQEAQPQVCQQAEVPISAESEVIEKAEPSVSSGRGSSPNLNSIKKEDSENVYAAKPEVEAIPDEPAGNSKQEHVQVENEIDQAKLELKQETTALPADQMSGTKSGKPKIKGVSLTELFTPEQIREHIIGLRQWVGQSKAKAEKNQAMENSMSENSCQLCAVEKLTFEPPPIYCTPCGARIKRNAMFYTMGSGDTRYYFCIPCYNEVRSDSIEVDGVPIPKARLEKKRNDEETEEWWVQCDKCEAWQHQICALFNGRRNDGGQAEYTCPNCYIGEIERGERKPLPQSAVLGAKDLPRTILSDHIEQRLSRRLKQERQDRARFIGKNIDEVPGAESLVIRVVSSVDKKLEVKQRFLEIFQEENYPTEFPYKSKVILLFQKIEGVEVCLFGMYVQEFGSECQYPNQRRVYLSYLDSVKYFRPEIKTVTGEALRTFVYHEILIGYLEYCKKRGFTSCYIWACPPLKGEDYILYCHPEIQKTPKSDKLREWYLAMLRKAAKENIVVDLTNLYDHFFVSTGECKAKVTAARLPYFDGDYWPGAAEDMINQLRQEEDGRKQQKKGKTKKTITKRALKAAGQADLSGNASKDALLMQKLGETICPMKEDFIMVHLQHACNHCCHLMVTGKRWVCNQCKNFQLCDRCHDAEQKVDERDRHPINSREKHALNPVEVNDVPADTKDKDEILESEFFDTRQAFLSLCQGNHYQYDTLRRAKHSSMMVLYHLHNPTAPAFVTTCNVCHNDIEAGQGWRCEICPDFDVCNTCYQKDGGVEHAHKLTNHPSTADRDAQNKEARQKRVLQLRKMLDLLVHASQCRFPQCQYPNCRKVKGLFRHGIQCGVRASGGCVLCKKMWYLLQLHARACKESACHVPRCKDLKEHLRRLQQQSDSRRRAAVMEMMRQRAAEVAGNNG is encoded by the exons ATGCATGTGCAGGCACATATGTCTGGACAGATCTCAGGGCAGGTACCTAATCAATCTGGCCCACAGTTGTCTGGCCTACCCCAGCAGAATGGCGGTTCTCTACCTTCGCAGTCACCAAGCCTAGGAAGTATGCGGAATACACACAACATAGATCCCGATCTTGCCAACGCACGCAAATGCATGTGGGAAAGAAT CTTCGAGCTTTTTCAGCGGCAACAAGCTTCTCATCAATGGCAGCCAAGGCTAAATGAACTTGTGAAGCGCTTGGAGGAATCCCTGTTTAGGAATGCTACTTCAAAG GAGGAGTACATGAACATGGAAACACTGGAGCACCGGTTGCAAACTTTGATAAAAAATATACCTCCCAATAATCAAAGCCATCAGTTACCTACAATGATACCAACCCCCGGCATGTCACACAATAGCGGTTCAAACTCGACAGTCCCTTCTTCTGGGGACAACTTCTCTAGTTGTAGTACAGTGCCACCGAATACAATAAGCACAGGGAACTTGTTACCTACTGTTAATGGTTCTAATGGCGGTGTTAACGGCAGTTCCTTCAATGCATCTGATG GATCCCTACCTAATGGATATCAGCTGTCGCCTGCCAATATTTCTATTGGCTCTGGTGGAAACAATATGATGTCATCAATGGGTGTGCCCAGAATTGCTAGTCAAATGATTCCTACTCCGGGATTGAGTAACCCCCAGTCAATGTCCATGAATTCCGAATGTTCTAATGGGGGTGGGTTTTCTAGCGTTGAATCCACACTGGTATCACATCAGCAACAACCAAAGCAGTATATTGGAGGTCCAAACAACCGCGTATTGCATGGCCTGGGCACCGGAATGAGGTCGAACTTGGTGCAAAAACCTTCCTCTTATGGGTTTTCAAATGGGGCTGTGAATGGTGGGCTAACAATGACTGGGAACAATATACAATTGATGAATGGACCTGCAGCCTCTGAGGGTTATATGAGTGCCTCTACCTATGGTAATTCTCCCAAGCCTCTACAGCAGCATTTTGATCAGCAACGTCAGCAACAATTAATGCAGa ATGTATATGGTATGAATGTTGCTGATCTCTCCAGGTCAGGAAACTTATATGGCTCTACAACATCTGTTGGCTATACAATGAATAACCAGAATGTGAATTCTGCGGGCTTGCAGTCTAAGCCGAAAACAAATTCGGGCTTGTTGGCACATCAATCTAACTTGCAGACAATGCAACATACTACACATATGAAGCCTCATATGGTTGATCATTCAGCAAAGATGAATTTCCAGTCATCCCATTCAACTCAAGAGCATTTGCTACAACCTCAGCAGCAGATGCAAAACTTTCAACAACAGAAACTTCAGCAACAGACCCATCAACCGTATACACAGTTTGTTCAGCATCAGCATCAACAAAAGCAGCAAAATCAGCAACATGAACAGCTTTTGTTGAAGAATGATATTTTGAGGCAGTCACAGCTAGCGTCCAATATAGGTGCTCAAATATTGCCCGATCATGGAATGGAATCCCATAATGAAGCTTTGCATCCTAAGGTTCCCGAACACCTTTCTGAGTTGCAAACCCAATATCAGCAGAACATTTCTGCTGAAGATCGTTCTAAAGGCAATCAGTTACTCTGTCATTCATCACGACCTCAGGATTTTCGGGCTTCACTCTCACAGACTTCACAACAAATGCAGCAAATATTGCATCCACATCAACAAACCGCAGAGTCGCAGAATGATTTCAGTTGCCTCTCTGCCGGGTCACAACCTGAGGCACTCATGCAGGGCCAGTGGCATTCTCAATTGCAAGAGAAATCTCATTTGCAGGACAACTCTTCACTTGAGCAGCATGTGCAAGAGGAGTTTCACCAAAGGATAACAGGACAAGAGGAAGCTCAACGACCTCATCTCTTAGAAGGATCTATTACTGTTCAGGTTGCTGCTTCAAAAATCACTGCAGTTCCCCAAGTTTCAAGTGGAGCTGCCTGTCGACCCAAAAATACCACTCGTGAACAGCAATACTATAAGCAAATGAGGTGGCTACTTTTTTTGAGCCATGCTCGGAGATGTTCAGCTCCAGGAGGAAAATGCCCAGAACCTAATTGCATTAAGGTTCAAGATCTGTGGATGCATATGCAAAGGTGTAATGGAGGTCCATGTGGGTATCCACGCTGCCGAGAGTCCAAGGGACTGATTCATCATCATCGAAATTGCCGAGAGCCAGATTGTCCTGTGTGTACGCCGGccaataattttataaaatcacaaTGCAAGGGACGCCCTCGTCCTCCACCTGATCCTGGTTTAGCGAATTCAGTTAATGGCTCCTGGAAACCTCTTGATGTTGGAGGTGCTTCTACAATGACACCAAAGACCATTGCATCCACGACTGAAACTTCAGAAGATCTGCAATCGGCGAAACGTGTGAAGATGGAacatccttctccttctcttgtgCCTAAGAATGAAAGTTCTCCGGCATCAGTTCCTTTAATGAACCCATCTCATGCTTCACAGGAAGCACAGCCCCAAGTATGCCAACAGGCAGAAGTGCCTATTTCTGCTGAATCTGAAGTTATAGAAAAGGCGGAACCATCTGTAAGTTCTGGGCGAGGAAGTTCTCCAAATTTGAATAGTATCAAGAAAGAGGATTCAGAGAATGTATATGCCGCAAAGCCTGAAGTTGAGGCTATTCCAGATGAACCTGCTGGTAATTCTAAGCAAGAACATGTGCAGGTTGAGAATGAGATTGATCAGGCTAAGCTGGAATTGAAACAGGAGACGACTGCGTTGCCAGCGGACCAGATGTCTGGAACAAAATCAGGGAAGCCAAAGATAAAAGGTGTATCATTGACGGAATTGTTCACTCCAGAGCAAATTAGGGAGCATATTATAGGCCTCAGGCAATGGGTTGGCCAG AGTAAAGCAAAGGCTGAGAAAAACCAAGCAATGGAGAACTCCATGAGTGAGAACTCATGCCAGTTGTGCGCAGTGGAAAAGCTTACATTTGAACCACCACCTATATATTGTACACCATGTGGTGCTCGCATCAAGCGGAATGCGATGTTTTATACCATGGGAAGTGGTGATACACGGTACTACTTCTGTATTCCATGCTACAATGAGGTCCGCAGTGACAGTATCGAGGTTGATGGAGTTCCTATTCCCAAGGCGAGACTGGAGAAGAAGAGGAATGACGAGGAGACTGAGGAGTGG TGGGTTCAATGTGATAAATGTGAAGCTTGGCAACATCAAATATGTGCTCTTTTTAATGGCCGAAGGAATGATGGTGGTCAAGCGGAATACACTTGCCCTAATTGCTACATAGGGGAGATAGAAAGAGGAGAGCGTAAGCCCTTGCCACAGAGTGCTGTTCTTGGCGCAAAAGATTTGCCAAGAACAATCCTGAGTGACCACATCGAGCAGCGACTTTCTAGACGACTGAAGCAGGAGAGGCAAGACAGGGCAAGGTTTATTGGGAAGAACATTGATGAG GTACCGGGAGCAGAATCACTTGTAATCAGAGTAGTTTCATCAGTCGATAAAAAATTGGAAGTGAAGCAGCGGTTTTTGGAGATTTTTCAAGAGGAGAATTATCCAACAGAATTCCCATACAAATCCAAG GTCATTCTGTTGTTTCAGAAGATAGAAGGTGTAGAAGTGTGCCTTTTTGGCATGTATGTCCAGGAATTTGGCTCAGAATGCCAATACCCAAATCAACGGCGTGTTTATCTTTCATATTTGGACTCTGTCAAATACTTCAGGCCTGAGATAAAGACAGTGACTGGGGAGGCTCTTCGTACATTTGTCTACCATGAAATTTTG ATAGGATACCTTGAATACTGCAAGAAGCGGGGTTTCACAAGCTGCTACATTTGGGCTTGTCCTCCATTGAAGGGTGAAGATTATATTTTATACTGCCATCCTGAGATTCAAAAGACACCAAAATCTGATAAACTCCGGGAGTG GTATTTAGCAATGCTAAGGAAAGCTGCCAAGGAAAATATCGTGGTTGATCTCACTAACTTATATGACCATTTCTTTGTCTCTACCGGTGAATGTAAAGCTAAGGTAACTGCAGCTCGTTTGCCATATTTTGATGGTGATTACTGGCCTGGTGCTGCGGAAGACATGATCAATCAACTTCGTCAAGAAGAAGATGGTAGGAAACAACAGAAGAAAGGAAAGACGAAAAAAACTATAACAAAAAGGGCCTTAAAAGCTGCTGGCCAAGCTGATCTTTCGGGCAATGCCTCAAAGGATGCTTTACTAATGCAgaag CTCGGTGAGACCATCTGTCCAATGAAGGAAGATTTTATCATGGTTCACTTGCAGCATGCATGCAATCATTGTTGTCACCTTATGGTAACTGGAAAGCGTTGGGTTTGCAACCAATGCAAAAATTTTCAGCTTTGTGACAG GTGTCACGATGCAGAGCAAAAGGTCGATGAAAGGGATAGACATCCCATCAATAGTAGGGAGAAGCATGCACTCAATCCA GTTGAAGTGAATGATGTTCCTGCAGATACCAAAGATAAAGATGAGATTCTTGAAAGTGAGTTCTTTGACACCAGGCAGGCATTTCTGAGCCTTTGTCAAGGAAACCATTATCAGTATGATACTCTACGCCGAGCGAAGCATTCCTCGATGATGGTCCTATATCATCTTCACAATCCAACTGCACCTGCTTTTGTGACCACATGCAATGTCTGCCATAACGACATTGAAGCTGGTCAAGGATGGCGTTGTGAAATCTGCCCTGATTTTGACGTGTGCAATACTTGTTATCAGAAGGATGGTGGTGTTGAGCATGCTCATAAGTTGACAAATCACCCATCCACAGCTGATCGTGATGCACAGAACAAAGAAGCTCGGCAAAAAcgagttttacag